The genomic window CCTATGTCTACGTCTCTGCCCAACCCGCTCATCACGCGCCGACGCGCCCTGCAGTTTCTCGGCATCGGTGCCGCGGCCGCCGCCCTCGCCGGATGCGCCCCGACGGCCAGCGGCGGACCCGCCGCCGGGGCAGCCGGCTTGAACGGCGCCGATCCGACCGACTTCTCGTTCGCCTCGTGGTCGCTCACCGAGGAGTCGGCCAAGCCCGCCCTCGAGGGCACGTTGTCGTCATACGAGAAGGCCAAGGGCGTCGCGGTCAAGCGCACCGCCTTCCCGTACAACGAGTACATCAATCAGCTCATGCTGCAGGTGACCGGCGGGCAGTTCACCGGCGCCGCGCACGTCGACGTCGCATGGCTCGGCAGTCTCGCGGCCACCGGAAAGCTGCAGGACGTCTCGGCGTTGGCATCCGGCCGCGGATACACCTCCTCGGCTCTGCAGGCGGCCACGTTCGACGGCGTGCAGTACGCCCTGCCCTGGACCATCGGCGCGATCGGCCTGATCGCCAACTCCGAGACCCTCGGGAAGGCGGGCCTGTCGGCCGACGCGTTCCCGACGACGGTCGATGAGTTCGAAAAGGCCCTCGTCTCGCTGAAGGGGCTCGGCGGAGGACTCATCCCCTACGCCGCCTCGACCAAGGCAGCGCAGCTGAAGGACATCCTCATCTGGATGCAGACCTTCGGCAGCCCGCTCGTCGACGGCGACACCATCACGATCGGCGATGACGCCAGCGTCGAGGCCGTCGCCTGGTACAAGGGCCTCTACGATCAGGGCCTCATCGCCGCCGACGTCGACCGCTTCGACGCCCGCAGCCTGTTTGCCCAGGGACGAGCCGCGA from Microbacterium testaceum includes these protein-coding regions:
- a CDS encoding extracellular solute-binding protein; the encoded protein is MSTSLPNPLITRRRALQFLGIGAAAAALAGCAPTASGGPAAGAAGLNGADPTDFSFASWSLTEESAKPALEGTLSSYEKAKGVAVKRTAFPYNEYINQLMLQVTGGQFTGAAHVDVAWLGSLAATGKLQDVSALASGRGYTSSALQAATFDGVQYALPWTIGAIGLIANSETLGKAGLSADAFPTTVDEFEKALVSLKGLGGGLIPYAASTKAAQLKDILIWMQTFGSPLVDGDTITIGDDASVEAVAWYKGLYDQGLIAADVDRFDARSLFAQGRAAMYDDAPVGRGAVTKESPDANLATKLAPVSRPVLKKGDTPRALVWGGAIAVVNGTGAATAGDFAQYATSDLDAILADYAMRGLPPATTEALSSSEVASDAFGAQFSERITATASSNPLWKFTAYSQIESAIADRVQAVLIGSASPKDAMKQAGEAAQKLVG